From Serinicoccus profundi, the proteins below share one genomic window:
- a CDS encoding sodium:solute symporter family protein: MQPVHVTILVLYLVMMVGIGLWFSRRKYTSTGDDFLFAGRSLPRPVMIGTLLATWVGSGTIIGGASFAYTYGPLASIFFMAGTPVGIVVLYFIAKRVRRSSAHTVPELLERKYGVTVRIIAALITILAYTGITAYQFTGGGYIISVITPLSPQGGAILVAVIITLLAVGGGLRSVAWSDFVSALVIVASLFIALPLILGGEIGGWGDYWQGMPETHTTLSGGLPALALLGYFLPLFLLILADQNMYQRLGAAKTEDEAKQATAGFFFSSFLVTVPVALLGSAAVVLLPDIAPDTAILSLAGEGFLPVVVGGLLLGGALAFIITSGSSFLLSGAGNVVYDAVQRMMGVDLDERGRLKVHRLAVLGIALIAYVLGRFFPTVLELQLYSYTVYGVALAPPVLAIFFWQRATKWGAIASMTVAVVLTITWEQLGRPGDLHSVLVSLPVTLVTLAVVSLLTPGARRSVEDHPVAVGEGEAR, translated from the coding sequence ATGCAACCCGTGCACGTGACGATCCTGGTGCTCTACCTCGTGATGATGGTGGGCATCGGGCTCTGGTTCAGCCGACGGAAGTACACCTCGACCGGTGACGACTTCCTCTTCGCCGGGCGCAGCCTGCCTCGGCCGGTGATGATCGGCACGCTGCTCGCCACCTGGGTCGGGTCGGGCACGATCATCGGCGGGGCGAGCTTCGCCTACACCTACGGCCCCCTCGCCTCGATCTTCTTCATGGCCGGCACGCCGGTCGGCATCGTGGTGCTCTACTTCATCGCCAAGCGGGTCCGCCGCTCCAGCGCGCATACCGTCCCGGAGCTCCTAGAGCGCAAGTACGGCGTCACCGTGCGCATCATCGCGGCGCTCATCACGATCCTGGCCTACACCGGCATCACCGCCTACCAGTTCACCGGCGGCGGCTACATCATCAGCGTCATCACCCCGCTCTCCCCGCAGGGCGGCGCGATCCTCGTCGCCGTCATCATCACGCTGCTCGCCGTCGGCGGTGGGCTGCGCTCGGTCGCCTGGAGCGACTTCGTCTCGGCGCTGGTCATCGTCGCCAGCCTCTTCATCGCGCTGCCGCTCATCCTCGGCGGGGAGATCGGCGGCTGGGGCGACTACTGGCAGGGCATGCCCGAGACGCATACGACCCTCTCCGGCGGTCTGCCGGCGCTGGCCCTGCTGGGCTACTTCCTGCCGCTCTTCCTGCTCATCCTGGCCGACCAGAACATGTACCAGCGGCTCGGCGCGGCCAAGACCGAGGACGAGGCCAAGCAGGCGACCGCCGGCTTCTTCTTCTCCAGCTTCCTCGTGACCGTGCCGGTGGCGCTGCTCGGCTCTGCCGCCGTGGTGCTGCTGCCGGACATCGCGCCGGACACCGCGATCCTCTCCCTCGCCGGTGAGGGCTTTCTGCCCGTGGTCGTCGGCGGCCTGCTGCTCGGCGGGGCGCTCGCCTTCATCATCACGTCCGGCTCCTCCTTCCTCCTCTCCGGCGCCGGCAACGTCGTCTACGACGCCGTGCAGCGGATGATGGGGGTCGACCTCGACGAGCGTGGCCGGCTCAAGGTCCACCGGCTCGCGGTGCTGGGCATCGCCCTCATCGCCTACGTCCTGGGCCGTTTCTTCCCCACCGTGCTCGAGCTGCAGCTCTACTCCTACACGGTGTATGGCGTGGCGCTGGCGCCGCCGGTGCTGGCGATCTTCTTTTGGCAGCGGGCGACGAAGTGGGGCGCCATCGCGTCGATGACCGTGGCCGTCGTCCTCACCATCACCTGGGAGCAGCTGGGCCGCCCCGGTGACCTCCACTCGGTCCTCGTCTCGCTGCCGGTCACCCTGGTGACGCTGGCCGTGGTCAGCCTCCTCACGCCGGGGGCGCGGCGGTCGGTCGAGGACCACCCGGTCGCGGTCGGTGAGGGTGAGGCGAGGTGA
- a CDS encoding HAD family hydrolase, which yields MRLQDYRALSFDVYGTLIDWEAGIGAVLTPWAAEVGLELDEETLLRDYARHEADVEREHPQSLYPEVLAQAFTRTGQALGAEVDETWAARLGASVPDWPAFEDSRESLAALAEHFQLIILSNVHREGFEASNRRLATTPAAVVTAEDVGAYKPAEPHFAALDSTLRELGIAREEHLHVAQSLFHDHVPAARHGVDSVWINRRHARPGWGATPEPEGRWTYLAEYPSMEAFARAVREDEHI from the coding sequence ATGCGGCTGCAGGATTACCGCGCGCTGAGCTTCGACGTCTACGGCACGCTCATCGACTGGGAGGCCGGCATCGGCGCGGTGCTCACCCCCTGGGCGGCCGAGGTCGGCCTGGAGCTCGACGAGGAGACCCTGCTCCGGGACTATGCCCGGCACGAGGCCGACGTGGAGCGTGAGCACCCGCAGTCGCTCTACCCGGAGGTCCTCGCGCAGGCGTTCACCCGGACGGGGCAGGCGCTGGGCGCCGAGGTCGACGAGACGTGGGCGGCCCGACTCGGCGCCTCGGTGCCTGACTGGCCGGCCTTCGAGGACTCCCGGGAGTCACTGGCCGCCCTGGCCGAGCACTTCCAGCTCATCATCCTGTCCAACGTGCACCGTGAGGGCTTCGAGGCCAGCAACCGTCGGCTCGCCACGACGCCCGCGGCCGTGGTCACGGCCGAGGACGTCGGGGCCTACAAGCCGGCCGAGCCGCACTTCGCGGCGCTCGACTCCACCCTGCGCGAGCTCGGGATCGCCCGGGAGGAGCACCTGCACGTCGCGCAGAGCCTCTTCCACGACCACGTGCCCGCGGCCCGGCACGGGGTGGACTCGGTCTGGATCAACCGCCGCCACGCCCGCCCCGGCTGGGGTGCGACGCCCGAGCCGGAGGGGCGGTGGACCTACCTGGCGGAGTACCCCTCGATGGAGGCCTTCGCCCGGGCGGTCCGGGAGGACGAGCACATCTGA
- a CDS encoding SRPBCC family protein, translated as MPVTDVTTDTDHRSITITAEFAAPVERVWELYADPRQLEQVFGPPSHPATFVDHELAEGRTSKYYMTGPEGEKYAGLWDITGVDAGRSFTFEDRFADAETWSPAEGMPVSRNTYAFEEVDGGTRATFTSVYETAEGLQQVLDMGVEEGATESINQIDAFLAA; from the coding sequence ATGCCCGTCACCGACGTGACCACCGACACCGACCACCGCAGCATCACGATCACCGCGGAGTTCGCGGCACCGGTCGAGCGTGTGTGGGAGCTGTATGCCGACCCGCGCCAGCTGGAGCAGGTCTTCGGCCCGCCCTCGCACCCGGCGACCTTCGTCGACCACGAGCTCGCCGAGGGGCGGACCTCGAAGTACTACATGACCGGCCCCGAGGGCGAGAAGTACGCCGGCCTGTGGGACATCACCGGCGTCGACGCCGGTCGCAGCTTCACCTTCGAGGACCGCTTCGCCGACGCGGAGACCTGGTCGCCGGCCGAGGGGATGCCGGTGTCCCGCAACACCTACGCGTTCGAGGAGGTCGACGGCGGCACCCGCGCGACCTTCACCTCGGTCTACGAGACCGCCGAGGGCCTCCAGCAGGTGCTCGACATGGGTGTCGAGGAGGGCGCGACCGAGTCGATCAACCAGATCGACGCCTTCCTGGCGGCCTGA
- a CDS encoding ArsR/SmtB family transcription factor, whose protein sequence is MDRPTEDRADAMFHALADRTRRDILRRVLAGEHSVSALAASYDMSFAAVQKHVAVLERAGLLTKRRRGREQLASGDVEAVRSVSSMLAELEHLWRGRIDRMDTFLEEH, encoded by the coding sequence ATGGATCGACCCACCGAGGACCGCGCGGACGCGATGTTCCACGCGCTCGCCGACCGCACGAGGCGCGACATCCTGCGCCGCGTGCTGGCCGGGGAGCACTCGGTGTCGGCCCTGGCGGCGAGCTATGACATGAGCTTCGCCGCCGTCCAGAAGCATGTCGCCGTGCTGGAGCGCGCCGGCCTGCTCACCAAGCGTCGTCGGGGCCGGGAACAGCTGGCCAGCGGCGACGTGGAGGCCGTCCGCTCGGTCTCCTCGATGCTCGCCGAGCTGGAGCACCTCTGGCGCGGCCGCATCGATCGCATGGACACCTTTCTCGAGGAGCACTGA
- a CDS encoding universal stress protein, whose protein sequence is MSILVGYSPHREDLGALDLACQLARSDRTEVHALTVVPQGWPTAVAGDTDREFERWAAEEGEAAVTAATAYLSEHDDVPSDARWVSGRSVPPVLLEHAGAHGADLLVVGSGEDVAHGRIGITSKTDRLLHSSTVPVAVAPRGYEAGAGSTVHRVTLAFRGDDPTWALMRQVAAIALRTEASLRVVTFAVRTRTMYPPRVSGAEDMVLAHRVETAGAEQAKAREHLLELGVGDGLQLSVAVGRSWGVAMDSLDWDRGDVLVVGSSSTHRMSQVFLGSSASKILRHSPVPVVVVP, encoded by the coding sequence ATGAGCATCCTGGTCGGCTACAGCCCGCACCGTGAGGACCTGGGTGCCCTGGACCTGGCCTGCCAGCTGGCCAGGTCCGACCGGACCGAGGTGCACGCCCTCACCGTGGTCCCCCAGGGCTGGCCGACCGCCGTCGCGGGCGACACCGACCGCGAGTTCGAGCGCTGGGCCGCTGAGGAGGGTGAGGCCGCGGTCACCGCGGCGACCGCATACCTGAGCGAGCACGATGACGTGCCGAGCGACGCCCGGTGGGTCTCGGGCCGCTCCGTCCCACCTGTCCTGCTGGAGCACGCCGGGGCGCACGGTGCCGACCTGCTCGTCGTCGGCTCCGGCGAGGACGTGGCGCACGGTCGCATCGGCATCACCAGCAAGACCGACCGCCTCCTGCACTCCTCGACGGTGCCCGTCGCCGTCGCCCCTCGTGGCTACGAGGCCGGGGCAGGGAGCACGGTGCACCGCGTCACCCTCGCCTTCCGCGGTGACGACCCGACCTGGGCACTCATGCGACAGGTCGCCGCGATCGCCCTGCGCACCGAGGCGTCGCTGCGGGTCGTGACCTTCGCGGTCCGCACCCGCACCATGTACCCACCCCGGGTCAGCGGCGCCGAGGACATGGTGCTGGCCCACCGCGTGGAGACGGCCGGCGCGGAGCAGGCCAAGGCGCGCGAGCATCTGCTCGAGCTCGGCGTCGGCGACGGGCTGCAGCTGTCGGTCGCCGTCGGCCGCAGCTGGGGGGTGGCGATGGACAGCCTGGACTGGGACCGGGGCGACGTCCTCGTCGTGGGCTCCAGCTCGACCCACCGGATGAGCCAGGTCTTCCTCGGCTCGAGCGCCTCCAAGATCCTGCGCCACTCCCCGGTGCCGGTCGTCGTCGTCCCGTGA
- a CDS encoding amino acid permease, translating into MATTGHAAHLSLGEQLRRRKPIVFRKHHHPGEELGRTLTTFQLMMFGVGATVGTGIFFVLSESVPEAGPGVIVSFLLAGLAAGLSALCYAELASSIPVSGSTYSYAYHAMGEFVAVLIAGCVLLEYGVATSAVSVGWSGYFNELLSSTLGFQLPAALSTSFVPGEDGLATGGFVNLPAVVLVLLCMLLLIRGATESARVNAIMVITKLGVLVLFIIIAITGFNADNFSNFFGSGVGGITAAAGTIFFSFIGLDAVATAGEEVKNPQKALPRAIIGALIIVTTVYLLVAFAGIAAKEPAWFATEEAQSAGLSQILNDVTGTAVWGTVLAAGAVISIFSVTLVTLYGQTRILFAIGRDGLISRRFTKVNPTTLTPNFNTVVAAVVIAVIAGFVPADYLWDTVSIGTLVAFSAVAIGVVVLRRTHPDLERPFRIPGYPVTPLLTVLICVWIVLGLPALTWLIFASWLLVVVIFYFAYGRRHAALNTITDLEQIAESRGDEETESV; encoded by the coding sequence ATGGCCACAACTGGGCACGCCGCACACCTGTCGCTGGGAGAGCAGCTCCGGCGGCGCAAGCCGATCGTGTTTCGCAAGCACCACCATCCGGGCGAGGAGCTCGGACGCACCCTGACGACCTTCCAGCTGATGATGTTCGGGGTCGGCGCGACGGTGGGCACCGGGATCTTCTTCGTGCTCAGCGAGTCGGTGCCGGAGGCCGGCCCAGGCGTCATCGTCAGCTTCCTCCTCGCTGGCCTCGCCGCTGGCCTGTCAGCACTGTGCTACGCCGAGCTGGCCAGTTCGATCCCGGTCAGCGGCTCGACCTACTCCTACGCCTACCACGCGATGGGTGAGTTCGTCGCCGTCCTGATCGCTGGTTGCGTGCTGCTGGAGTATGGCGTGGCCACCTCCGCGGTCTCGGTGGGGTGGAGCGGCTACTTCAACGAGCTCCTCTCCTCCACGCTGGGCTTCCAGCTGCCCGCGGCGCTGTCCACATCCTTCGTGCCGGGCGAGGACGGCCTCGCGACCGGGGGGTTCGTCAACCTGCCCGCGGTAGTGCTGGTCCTGCTCTGCATGCTCCTGCTGATACGCGGTGCGACGGAGTCCGCGCGTGTCAACGCGATCATGGTGATCACCAAGCTCGGCGTGCTCGTGCTCTTCATCATCATCGCCATCACCGGGTTCAACGCCGACAACTTCAGCAACTTCTTCGGCTCGGGGGTCGGCGGGATCACGGCCGCCGCAGGCACGATCTTCTTCTCCTTCATCGGTCTGGACGCCGTGGCCACCGCCGGTGAAGAGGTCAAGAACCCGCAGAAGGCGCTGCCCCGGGCCATCATCGGCGCCCTGATCATCGTCACCACCGTCTACCTGCTGGTGGCCTTCGCCGGGATCGCGGCCAAGGAGCCCGCCTGGTTCGCGACCGAGGAGGCCCAGAGCGCGGGCCTGTCACAGATCCTCAACGACGTGACCGGCACCGCGGTATGGGGCACCGTCCTCGCCGCGGGCGCGGTGATCTCGATCTTCTCGGTCACCCTGGTCACGCTCTACGGCCAGACCCGCATCCTGTTCGCGATCGGTCGCGACGGACTGATCTCCAGACGGTTCACCAAGGTCAACCCGACCACGCTGACCCCCAACTTCAACACGGTGGTCGCGGCGGTCGTCATCGCGGTGATCGCCGGTTTCGTCCCCGCCGACTACCTGTGGGACACCGTGTCGATCGGGACCCTCGTGGCGTTCTCCGCCGTGGCCATCGGCGTGGTGGTGCTGCGCCGCACCCACCCCGACCTGGAGCGACCGTTCCGCATCCCCGGCTACCCGGTGACGCCCCTGCTCACCGTGCTGATCTGCGTGTGGATCGTCCTCGGACTCCCCGCGCTGACCTGGCTCATCTTCGCGAGCTGGCTGCTCGTCGTGGTGATCTTCTACTTCGCCTACGGCCGGCGCCATGCCGCGCTCAACACCATCACCGACCTCGAGCAGATCGCCGAGAGCCGCGGCGACGAGGAGACCGAGAGCGTATGA
- a CDS encoding SGNH/GDSL hydrolase family protein: protein MSTTTRTSLAALCATALAGTLAAAPTQAVDSTDYVALGDSFSAGTGTFARTDSCYRSPYGYPVLVAGQQGLALDYQACSGADTSDVLADQLGTLSPGTAHVSMTIGGNDVGFADVLTECALPGWVSDCDGEIDDSLVTLRTQLPGRLDQVYGEIADRAPNAQVAIAGYPYLFNGQDCSFATFFSGREMSRLNAGTAELDRLIDARSGAAGFTYVEVRDDFAGHAVCDSQAWINNLTFPVDESFHPNRAGNRAYAAAITPALGVTSSTASRMATPQAEPASTPSLRAQADAVLDLQLTSDRNLRRAATAGVNPGEVTRAVAKLRSGNERVVRTGLADLQALDAELAARD from the coding sequence ATGTCAACGACGACACGGACCAGCCTGGCCGCCCTCTGCGCCACCGCCCTCGCGGGCACCCTCGCCGCCGCACCCACCCAGGCGGTGGACAGCACCGACTACGTCGCCCTCGGCGACAGCTTCTCCGCCGGCACCGGCACCTTCGCCCGCACCGACTCCTGCTACCGCTCGCCCTACGGATATCCCGTCCTCGTCGCGGGCCAGCAGGGGCTCGCCCTGGACTACCAGGCCTGCTCCGGCGCCGACACTTCCGACGTGCTGGCCGACCAGCTCGGCACGCTGAGTCCCGGGACCGCGCACGTGTCGATGACGATCGGCGGCAACGACGTCGGCTTCGCCGACGTGCTCACCGAGTGCGCGCTCCCCGGCTGGGTCAGCGACTGCGACGGCGAGATCGACGACAGCCTGGTCACCCTGCGCACCCAGCTGCCGGGTCGTCTCGACCAGGTCTACGGCGAGATCGCGGACCGGGCGCCCAACGCTCAGGTGGCGATCGCCGGCTACCCCTACCTCTTCAACGGCCAGGACTGCTCCTTCGCGACCTTCTTCTCCGGGCGCGAGATGTCCCGGCTCAACGCCGGTACCGCCGAGCTGGACCGCCTCATCGACGCCCGCTCCGGCGCCGCCGGGTTCACCTACGTCGAGGTCCGCGACGACTTCGCCGGCCACGCGGTGTGCGACAGCCAGGCGTGGATCAACAACCTGACCTTCCCGGTCGACGAGTCCTTCCACCCCAACCGCGCCGGCAACCGGGCGTATGCCGCGGCGATCACCCCCGCGCTCGGCGTCACCTCGTCGACCGCCTCGCGGATGGCGACGCCTCAGGCCGAGCCCGCGTCGACCCCGAGCCTGCGGGCCCAGGCCGACGCCGTGCTCGACCTGCAGCTCACCAGCGACCGCAACCTGCGCCGGGCCGCGACGGCCGGGGTGAACCCCGGTGAGGTCACCCGCGCCGTCGCCAAGCTGCGCAGCGGCAACGAGCGGGTCGTCCGGACCGGGCTCGCCGACCTGCAGGCCCTCGACGCCGAGCTCGCGGCGCGCGACTGA
- a CDS encoding phosphotransferase, translated as MEDWVDGSPLVGTGRLAVAAPHLLHRLGAVHRSYGLREVSVRDEWGEVFALRWARTAAAGLVQRRVEGRVSELLAQHHKTVAVSWSHGDLVASNVLEGPGGYRLVDWEHSGEAPVMIDAAKLHLFSRDPRRTVDDILRVWSRLPGTLEPAEQLLLAHGWLMSGSTRRLTVLRGHAREDVYRRQLARQADRMEQLVDVL; from the coding sequence GTGGAGGACTGGGTCGACGGCTCCCCGCTGGTCGGCACCGGTCGACTGGCCGTCGCCGCGCCTCACCTGCTGCACCGGCTCGGGGCTGTGCACAGGTCATACGGTCTGCGCGAGGTCTCCGTCCGCGATGAGTGGGGCGAGGTCTTCGCCCTCCGGTGGGCCCGGACTGCCGCCGCGGGACTCGTCCAGCGACGCGTCGAGGGCCGAGTGTCCGAACTGCTCGCGCAGCATCACAAGACCGTCGCCGTCTCCTGGAGCCATGGTGACCTCGTGGCTTCGAACGTCCTCGAGGGGCCGGGCGGGTACCGCCTGGTCGACTGGGAGCACTCCGGCGAGGCTCCGGTGATGATCGACGCCGCGAAGCTCCACCTCTTCTCCCGCGATCCCCGACGGACAGTCGACGACATCCTGCGGGTCTGGTCGAGACTGCCGGGCACGCTGGAACCCGCAGAGCAACTCTTGCTGGCTCACGGCTGGCTGATGAGCGGCTCGACCAGGCGCCTGACGGTTCTGCGGGGACATGCCCGGGAGGACGTGTACCGGCGCCAGCTCGCGCGCCAGGCCGACCGGATGGAGCAGTTGGTCGACGTTCTTTGA
- a CDS encoding DUF2237 family protein codes for MRNVLGSPLEECGLDPVTGFTRSGGCEVTPDDAGIHGICAVVTEDFLAHQFSVGNDLLTPRPAWGFPGLTPGDRWCVVALRWLQAHQAGHAAPVVLASTHERVLEVVPLDLLQRYAVDVPDDLSGL; via the coding sequence ATGCGGAACGTGCTCGGCTCGCCCCTGGAGGAGTGCGGCCTGGACCCGGTGACCGGATTCACCCGGTCCGGGGGCTGCGAGGTCACCCCGGACGATGCCGGGATCCACGGGATCTGCGCGGTGGTGACCGAGGACTTCCTGGCCCACCAGTTCTCCGTCGGCAACGACCTGCTCACGCCCCGCCCCGCCTGGGGCTTCCCCGGGCTGACGCCCGGCGACCGCTGGTGCGTGGTCGCGCTGCGCTGGCTGCAGGCGCACCAGGCCGGTCACGCCGCGCCGGTGGTGCTCGCCAGCACCCACGAGCGGGTGCTCGAGGTCGTCCCCCTCGACCTGCTGCAGCGGTATGCCGTGGACGTGCCGGACGACCTCTCGGGCCTCTAG
- a CDS encoding DUF1540 domain-containing protein, giving the protein MATMTAVSACAATSCAYNNDGCSAEAVTITADSGASCGTFIELDVRGGLPVAQGHVGACQRLECVHNSDLMCTAEAITVGGDTASCQTYAAS; this is encoded by the coding sequence ATGGCCACCATGACCGCTGTCAGTGCCTGCGCCGCCACCTCCTGCGCCTACAACAACGACGGGTGCAGCGCCGAGGCCGTCACCATCACCGCCGACTCCGGCGCCTCGTGCGGCACCTTCATCGAGCTCGACGTGCGGGGCGGCCTGCCCGTGGCCCAGGGTCACGTCGGCGCCTGCCAGCGCCTGGAGTGCGTGCACAACTCCGACCTCATGTGCACCGCCGAGGCGATCACCGTCGGCGGCGACACCGCCAGCTGCCAGACCTACGCCGCGAGCTGA
- a CDS encoding endonuclease/exonuclease/phosphatase family protein, translating to MNRSTLSVATFNLYNLNLPGGPMYRDVDGWSSEEYAAKVAWSARMLRELAPDVLGVQELWHADALTDVLTQSGLAEEYDVLAAPATGERIVCAALVRRGLLVPGSARWIEDFPDDLRLTSSGEDPQTPQIAVGIRGFSRPVLHFEIAPREDEPATAVYVCHFKSKAPTQIWREGWYAADRDRYQAHTTALGAALSTIRRTAEAAALRVLLTAQLKGTVTPVIVLGDLNDGQHSNTLNILTEQPRYLVGDSRGGGDNALYTAQTLQEYRDTRDVYYTHVYQDLRESLDHVLVSEQFYDHSRRRRWLFDGLVIFNDHLNTKDHRSDGTADHGIVLVRFAHRPA from the coding sequence ATGAACCGGTCGACCCTGTCCGTCGCGACGTTCAACCTCTACAACCTCAACCTGCCCGGCGGCCCGATGTACCGCGACGTCGACGGGTGGAGCAGCGAGGAGTATGCCGCCAAGGTCGCCTGGTCGGCGCGGATGCTGCGCGAGCTCGCCCCGGACGTCCTCGGGGTGCAGGAGCTCTGGCATGCCGACGCGCTGACCGACGTGCTCACCCAGTCGGGCCTGGCGGAGGAGTACGACGTGCTGGCCGCGCCCGCGACCGGCGAGCGCATCGTCTGCGCGGCGCTGGTGCGGCGCGGGCTGCTCGTGCCGGGCTCGGCCCGGTGGATCGAGGACTTCCCCGACGACCTGCGGCTGACGTCCTCCGGCGAGGACCCGCAGACCCCGCAGATCGCCGTCGGGATCCGCGGCTTCTCCCGCCCGGTGCTGCACTTCGAGATCGCACCCCGCGAGGACGAGCCGGCGACGGCGGTCTACGTCTGCCACTTCAAGTCCAAGGCACCGACCCAGATCTGGCGCGAGGGGTGGTATGCCGCCGACCGTGACCGTTACCAGGCGCACACCACCGCGCTCGGGGCGGCGCTGTCGACGATCCGTCGGACCGCCGAGGCCGCCGCCCTCCGGGTGCTGCTCACCGCGCAGCTCAAGGGCACGGTCACCCCGGTCATCGTGCTGGGCGACCTCAACGACGGGCAGCACTCCAACACCCTCAACATCCTCACCGAGCAGCCCCGCTACCTCGTCGGGGACTCCCGCGGCGGGGGTGACAACGCGCTCTACACCGCGCAGACCCTGCAGGAGTACCGCGACACCCGGGACGTCTACTACACCCACGTCTACCAGGACCTGCGCGAGTCGCTGGACCACGTGCTCGTCTCCGAGCAGTTCTACGACCACTCGCGCCGCAGGCGCTGGCTCTTCGACGGGCTCGTGATCTTCAACGACCACCTCAACACCAAGGACCACCGCTCGGACGGCACCGCCGACCACGGGATCGTGCTCGTGCGCTTCGCGCACCGGCCGGCCTGA
- a CDS encoding substrate-binding domain-containing protein: MSLFRGWWVGRVGGLLDRAGAETGAPEALEEEDDDERQDRDQRPGQDVEAQLGDPNICAILLGANRVLSQADQQLVSLVIDSERDTERVARYLHGGFVDGVVIVSAREHDSLLEALQGTALPSALVGRPPGEVCMPWAGIDNRSAARAVTEHLVAAGRRRVGIIAVGLDRDSGSDRLAGFRDALGESFDPELVVERPLYEDAAGRDAMRELLERAPDLDGVFATSDAVAAGALEALHAARRSVPGDVALAPAYPARPPRPLGVRSPSADLHRRRSRWMSRHGDRGRYPRLAGGL; the protein is encoded by the coding sequence ATGTCACTCTTTCGTGGGTGGTGGGTGGGACGGGTGGGCGGACTACTTGATCGAGCCGGTGCCGAGACCGGTGCGCCAGAAGCGCTGGAGGAGGAAGACGACGATGAGCGGCAGGATCGAGACCAGCGACCCGGTCAGGACGTAGAGGCGCAGCTCGGGGACCCCAACATCTGCGCCATCCTGCTCGGCGCCAACCGGGTGCTCTCCCAGGCCGACCAGCAGCTCGTCAGCCTGGTCATCGACTCCGAGCGCGACACCGAGCGGGTCGCGCGTTACCTGCACGGCGGCTTCGTCGACGGGGTGGTCATCGTCTCCGCGCGCGAGCACGACTCGCTGCTGGAGGCGCTGCAGGGGACGGCGCTGCCGAGCGCGCTCGTCGGTCGCCCGCCGGGCGAGGTGTGCATGCCCTGGGCCGGCATCGACAACCGCAGCGCCGCCCGTGCCGTGACCGAGCACCTCGTGGCGGCGGGTCGTCGGCGGGTCGGGATCATCGCCGTCGGGCTCGACCGTGATTCCGGCTCGGACCGGCTGGCCGGCTTCCGCGACGCCCTGGGCGAGTCCTTCGACCCCGAGCTCGTCGTCGAACGGCCGCTCTACGAGGACGCCGCGGGCCGCGACGCCATGCGCGAACTCCTCGAGCGGGCGCCGGATCTCGACGGCGTCTTCGCCACCTCCGACGCGGTCGCCGCCGGAGCCCTCGAGGCCCTGCACGCGGCGCGTCGGTCGGTGCCCGGCGACGTCGCCCTCGCGCCCGCATACCCCGCTCGTCCGCCCCGCCCCCTCGGAGTGCGGTCACCTTCTGCCGACCTCCATCGGCGACGTTCCCGATGGATGTCGAGACACGGTGACCGCGGTCGGTATCCACGGCTCGCGGGCGGGCTCTGA